Below is a window of Drosophila nasuta strain 15112-1781.00 chromosome X, ASM2355853v1, whole genome shotgun sequence DNA.
CGTCCGGGCAGCGAGATGCCGCCACAGATTGTCGACATGGTGTCGGAGCTGGGCATCTTTGGTGTGGTCATCGGGGATGCGGATAACATTGTGCACAACTATCAGGCGGGTCACATGCTCCGCACCAAGCTATCCACGGCGAACGAAGGTGGCGTTGCCGCCGGCTTGGGCGCCTTGGACAGTCCATATCTGATCGACAGTGATGGGGAAGAAGGCTACTATTAATTATCGACaatatatatcgtatatatgtGAAGCATTCCCTTGccttcaaaatgaaaaacttacTTAACgattgtataaaatatataaaaattatttttgtaatgctTGTAGAGTTGTAATTGatgcaataaattttaaatgtaaataagaCAATAACAGTTGTTAGTATTCAAATTCTATAATATAAGCTACAACCAAGTGGACTCTCGATTCTTGAACAGTTGTCCATAAAATTGCTAAGAAACCATATAGTTACTATATAATTACTATATCATATGGCAAACTAAAGTTTGTTAAGCCCGTTATTGCATTTTGAGAAACagcttttggtttttaaatatctaagtttaaaatcatttaacaaTTGCTTAAATTTTGATAGCTTTAGCTGTTCTAGAACATGGGAATACTTTATGGGATCGGGCATTGGTTTCTACTTCTAATGTATATCAAAATGTAGTACAAAAATGTAGTATACATTTGCTTTGGAATGCTTGTCGATATGAAGCCACACAGACGACTCCAAAAATTAGCACCGAGTAGGAAAAGTTTCACATTCCAAAAATTACTACCGAACCGTTTGACGGAATGTGGCATCCATGAAGCGATCGACGAGACTATCGATGGGATGCACAATCAGCGGTATGCTTGCCAAACCAATAACCGTGGGCAGCGTCTTCAGCACTATAGCTGGTGATTTACGTAGCATCAATTTGCTCACCGCCGTGATGCTGTAATCAAAATGTAtacattatatacatacatacatatgtaaaggAGCACTCTTTTCATACCGATTGATGGCCAACCCGGGCAGTATGACGGATGCAAGCATTTGCCAGCTAAAGACATCGGCCGCTCTTATGGCCACTTCACGTTGGCTGGAGCCCGCCATCTGAGCACGCAAGGATTTGTCAAAGGTATCGGTGCAGACGTAACCAATGGCCATGCCATAGGATGCGGCCACAATCGATTTGGGCACTAGTGGTCGAAAGGCTTCGCCCACTTCATTCGAATAGCCTGCAATTAATTAGTCATAGTAGTAAATACTatatcatcatcgtcatctcttaatttatttacccATGTAGCGTATGAAAGTGTCGCGATAAATATCCACATCTAGAGCTTGGATTTCCTTACGACTGGgattcgttgttgtttgtgttattGGGACTTCTGGCGCCTCCTGTTTGGCCTGTGTTTCGTCCATGATCAACTTACTTAATTGCGTAATAATGCaaactaaattaaacaaaaatacatttaaatatgagCAAGCTCCGGTAATATGTTGCCTTTTAAacagtctggcaacgccaaaGTGATGTTTTTGACATGAGTGCAGCTAATCGATATATGCGTATGAGTTATCGTTGCACCACCACACAAGAGATAGTTATCGCCACAAAACGTCAAGCGTATCtagttaaattttttttttgttaatagtGAGCGTGCGTGCGAGTGTTTCGtttgaaaacaaaagattCCATGAAATTGTAGCATTTAATTAGTGTAAGTTTGtgcacacatatttatttcagCGCATAGTGTGTTTTACGGTAAAGTGCAGCAAACTTGCTGGCCCTAAAATGAAATGCGAAAAAAATGCTGCTTGTGCGGCGCGCGCGGCAAAAGGCCACAAgccgcacacaaacacacacacacacgcatacaggCAATTGCAGAATAAAAACAGACACatgcaaaacacacatacacacgcatacatgcAGATgatgcaaaaacacaaacaacttGTACCAAAAAAAACCGAAGAAAACTTGTATATTAATGCGTGTGTTTTCGTGTTTTCTTGTATTCTTTTGCAGCTTGGGCAGAGCCAGCGTACGAAAAAgtatttggttttattttcgttCTCCTTCGCCCCCGCCCCCGCTCGTTTGGCGAAGGGCCGTTGTTAAGTGACGCTCCTTCTCCCCGCCCGCTTCGCCTCACCGCCTCGTTTGTGCTGCTCGCTTTAAGATCCCCCCCACCACACAGCTCCTCCACTCCCCCCcccacacacaacacattgTCACAATGGTCGACTACAGCGATTTGGATCGTCAAATTGAGCAGCTGAAACGCTGTGAAATCATCAAAGAGAACGAGGTGAAAGCCTTGTGTGCCAAAGCACGCGAAATCCTTGTCGAGGAGGGGAATGTGCAACGTGTGGACTCACCGGTCACCGTATGCGGCGACATCCATGGACAGTTCTATGACCTCAAGGAGCTGTTTAAAGTGGGCGGCGATGTGCCGGAAAAGAATTATCTATTCATGGGCGATTTTGTGGATCGTGGCTATTACAGCGTTGAGAcattcctgctgctgttggcgctgaAAGTTCGCTATCCGGATCGCATCACATTGATACGCGGCAATCATGAATCTCGCCAGATCACCCAGGTCTATGGCTTCTACGATGAGTGCCTGCGCAAATATGGCTCGACAGCTGTGTGGCGCTATTGCACCGAAATCTTTGACTACCTCAGCCTATCGGCCATCATTGATGGCAAGATATTCTGTGTGCATGGCGGCCTCTCGCCCTCAATACAGTATTTGGATCAGATACGGAGCATCGATCGCAAACAGGAGGTGCCACACGATGGACCCATGTGTGATCTGCTGTGGAGTGATCCCGAGGATCAGACTGGTTGGGGCGTCTCGCCACGCGGAGCTGGCTATTTGTTTGGCTCCGATGTGGTGTCGCAATTCAATCGCACCAATGACATCGATATGATATGTCGTGCCCATCAACTCGTTATGGAGGGCTTTAAGTGGCACTTTAATGAGACCGTTCTAACGGTGTGGTCAGCGCCCAATTATTGCTATCGGTTCGTATAATTGTCTAATATTTGTCATTGTTTCATTTAACATTCTCTGCCTTGCAGCTGCGGCAATGTGGCAGCTATCTTGGAACTGAACGAGTACCTGCATCGCGATTTTGTCATTTTTGAGGCCGCACCACAGGAAAGTCGCGGCATACCATCGAAAAAGCCGCAGGCCgattattttctttaagaCGCAAAATGGGAAACCGAAATGGGAAACAAAGCGCGGCTGCAAATTGCACTATgacttctttttcttttttttgtgtgtgtgcttttggCCGCAAGCTGCAACATTGATaactgcctgcctgcctcaagcaaaaacgaaacaaacaaaaaacaagaaattaatcaattattataaacaaatacacaacaatgggccacaacaacaacaactacaacacagACAAACAACTACTACAACTCCCTCCCAATCAACATTTTCATCATTGGATTCATCATTCACACTCATTCAAGACACTCCAAATTCACTTCTCACATCAACTCGGATCATTTGATAAGCCAACCAACGTTGAAACGATTCCTATTTGTAAGCATAACATTTAAGTTTGCGTTTCTTTGTTCTTTTTTAATctacacacatagatacatatatatatatatatatatttgtaatttctttggagcatgcaaaatatatatatatatatactttccAATTATTGTCCGccacatacaaacaaaactaaaaagcaatttgcgatttgtagttttgtttgtttttccttcttttttttaattctttgcTGCTCTATCTCTGTAATTTACCTATTAGATCtacatattacatatataaatatattagaaTCGGAACCGATGCAAACACACGGTCCATTAGTTAAGGTAAAACAAACACACCCAACACACAATAACACTGTAGTCTTGTAAGTTCATATAAatcagtaaaaaaaaaaacaaacaaaaataataacaaaaaaatttaataataatgataacgCATTGTAATAACTGATTATTAGGGTTTAAGCGGATGATGATAAAATGAATGCGTATAACTATTTAAGTACACAATTCTTACTCACACAACATCGACAGctatttaataatagaatttgtaagccaaatgcattttgtttttttcgttgtttaattttctttttcgacCAATTTTTACTTTTGAAGAAATTTGATAGAAAATGTTGAATGGGTAAGCGAATGCATTTGGTTTTTAGTTTCCGCTTTCGAACGGTTGCGAATTAAGATTTAATTGTTTCCTGAGAATTTGATCTGCGATTGGATACAACAtttttagaagttatttaagaaatacttctgTATTGCAAATTATGTCTACTGCAATCGGGgtttagctgctttggctgacaatctggtatattacatctactatattaatataccaaatatgtccatcggtatattttagtagaatatggtctgatatattttgaccttgttggtatattttaaaagttgtaCTTCaaccatataccaaatatgacattcggtatattttaagtacttTTGCAGAATATTCGTAGAATAtggtttggtatattttgacatcAGTGGCATATTCCGAATGTAGTACAtcaacgatataccaaaaatgatatattttcagtatttttgcggtataattTTAGAAGTATTTTCAGCATATGGTCCGGTAAATTTTTATCTCTaaggtatatttagaatatacaTCAACGGTATACCTAATATGgtgtatttcagtattttttcggtatatttaaaaaatgttaccACACTGTCATTAAAAAGTGagttgcgggtatctcacagtcgggcacactcgactgtagcttaaGCGAAAAAAGTGTAAAAGATGATTTCTTGCAGTTGACACAGATTTATTCAGTTACGACTTAGGCACTAGAGTTGTATTaagtacatatttaaaaaaaaaagatatgcTAGAAGCATTTTATTGCCAGCGTGGCGCTTGTCATGAGGGTCTTGAGGGATACGCAGTTATAGGTCGGATCACTCTATCACTTAGATCTCGGCGAGCGACAAACCGTGCTCATGCAAGTGCTCCATAAAGCAGCTCTCATAGGCAGCAGCCGCATCACAGCTGCAAAGGAAGGAAGAAAGGAGCATTAATCAAATGGGAAATCCCCAAAGAAGGAGTCGGGAACACTTACTGATCCTCAGGGACCTCGATGGCTTCGCATTTGTCGACAATTTCAGCGCCTGCTGATTCCTTCTCGGCATCATCCTTGCTAATGTGCTTGATCAGCTCCAAAGCGTGCTCCTTGCTCAGTTTGCCGGCATCATCCATCTACCccaaaagagaaagaaacgGTTAATTGGATGGAGAAGATGTTAGAAGATATTTGGCACCTACAAACTCGAATTTCTTCATCATGCAGGCACGTAGACATTTGCCTTCATGCGATTCGGTTGGTTCATGTTGCAGCATATGCTGCACTTCCTCATCGCTGGCTCCCGTCTCCGTTTTGCATTCCTGCGCCACCTCGGCGGCATGCTCCTTGCTGAGGTCCTCGTGAGGTGCTCCCgagactgcgacagcgaccaGAAGTGTGGCAAAAAAGCAAGTGTAAGGCGACATGTTGAACGTTGGGTGAATGATTCGCACTTGATTGCTTCACTGTTGGTGGCGTtagcattttatagtttgttCTCCACCCTCAACTGGACCGAAGGGGGGGCAAATCACCTGAGTGACGTTTTGAGGGAGGCGACAGcgattaattgcaattataattgggcatgatgatgatgatgggatTTCCAGTTGCACCAAAATGAGCAGCACATGACACTCGACGGCGATCTGGACGAGATCCGCCGGAGATCAACTTGACTGGGCGACGTGGGAACTTCTCTCACCCTCCCTTTTGTTATACCCGGTAGTAATATTACGGAAGAGCATGATTGGTCACTGGCAAACGAAAATGTTTCTAGAGAGTAAGTAACATGTCAggctattttttttaaaggttTGACTGGAAAATATCTAATAAACCGAATCCAAAATGATCCTTAACCAAAAATCTAATTGCAAGTCACAAACACagctgctttttttgttgaccGGGTATTTTCGAGTTGAGCGAACGCAACAGACGCTTTCTAAGATCGCTCAGTTTCTAATTGCACATTTAATTAGAAGCTGCTGGCAATGCAAATCTTTCAAATACAATGCGAACCGAtcaaaaatttgattgaaTGACTGGGACAGGGACAGTTTGATAGTTGTTATAAGTAGTTCAACTGCGATTAAAACAATAACATACTTACTCATATTAAGTTAATACTACCGGACTAGCAAATACCCTATACATtctgaacaaaaaactaaaagagaTTGTTAATGAAGTAATTCAAATGAGCTGCAAATGAAACGTTGCATAATTTTGGGCTGCAACTTTAAATCTCTTCTGCACACCCTGTTGTCATCTACTTTGTAACGATCACCCTGTTCCATAACGGTCAATGTCactgtgtgtgcgcgtgtgtgtgtgtgtattgcacTGCAAAACAGCTTTACGAATTTTTCCGGTCGCAGTTTGGCAGCACGCTACAGATTATCAGCTTGAAAAGGCGAAGTTCAagcaattaaatacaaattaagcTGAGCTTCAAAACACTCGCAAGCAATTATAAGATTTCATATTGACGTGCgttttaattgtatattttaatgcctatacatagtatatacatacatacatacatacatgtctATGTGTGCACAAacatatgtttgtttgttgtatgaTTAGTGCTTTCTCCTTTCAACGAGTTTCTATATTTGTAACAATTTGGCAACACTTGCAGACAAAATGACGTCCTTGCTGCTTACTGAATTGTTGCTGCTCGCTTTGCAAGGCAAAGTTCAaccaattaattgcaaataaagcAGCACTTGAAATGATTATTTCGTATTTATGTGACTCGCAAAGCGATAATGattaattatacatttatgtgtgcatataaaatgtttgttCAAGCAGCTAGCGATCAAGTTTCGAAATTCCCTAAGGTACGGAAACATTTGCAGACAAAATGGCTGCTTGCAGCTTATCGAATTTTTGATGTCTAATGTCTGAATTGTTCACAGCAATTAAAAGATGTTGATgtgagtatttttttttaggtgtaaattaattctttttatttaaatatatattttatctaattatatttatttatatataatcgACGTTATCGATGATCAATTATCGAACTTTGCAAAAAGTTTGGCAACACTTGCAACCAAAAAGCGGCGCGCGTGTGTCttgtaataaaatttgttcaaatctattaataaatattaaatacgtGAGTAGCGAGACGAGTAACTTATGAATTTAACCATCCAAAGGCGTTTTCAACGCCACCGGAGGCGCAGCTTGCGTGTCGCCTTCATTAACTCGCGGCTCAATTGTTGGTGCATCTGCTTTTGGTGGAGACGCCTTTGGCCTGCCGCTGGGCAGCAAAAGTGTTTGAATGCCACCCGTGGGAGCCTCAACCAGAATGTACATCACATACGCCAACAATACGGTGAAGCCAAAGTCTGGCCAGAAGCGCAGCATCTAAATCGTAATTTCCAAGTAAGTGaatggaaataaaatgatGAAGTTTTGATCACTTACCACTTGATAGTCACTGAAGTAggtgcttgtgtgtgtgctaaagCCATTGAGTTGCAAGATAAAAAAGTGCCAAATGTAGGCGCAATACGAGAGCTTTGACAGCGGCTGCCACAGCGGAGAGGAGAGGAAACTGTTGGCCAATCCACCATAACCATATTTGCAGGCAAACACAACCCAGATCAAAGCGATAGGCCACGCGATGCGAGTCAGCGTCACGTAGAAGGCTTCGTTGAGTTTGGGCAACTCATAACCATTGGCTGCATATGGATAAATGCCAAAGAGGCAGACAAAGATCAAGGCCAAGCTAAAAATCCAACCAGCCCAGACTGCCAAAGGTTTCAGCTTGAAAGATTTCCCGCGATTCACGTGCAAAAAGTAACCAAAGAGCAGACCAATTATCCAAGGTGAGGCACGCGTGTGTGTCGTGTAGTAAATCTTATTGGAATCCACCATTAGTTGCCTAAGAAGAAGTGGAAGTGTTAAAGCAAGTCCAAATGTAAACAGGAGAAGCAAACTCACAAAGTATAACCACGGACCATCATCATGCTGAAGAGGCAGGCGGCGAGGAGCAGCATGAAGACGACAATGCCAGCGACTGCCTTCTTGCCCCACTTGTAAAGCGCCACCAACAGCAGCGGTGATATCACATACAGCTGCGTATCGACGCCCAGATACCAACTGTGCCCCAGACACTTGAATGCGAAATAGAAAGCGGGTTAGATTAAAAGCAATTCCCAAGAAATGTTGTATCACCGTTACCATTGTCTCGGCCGCCACATAGTTCTGTACATAGAGCAGTGTCCAGAACCAACTCTCCTCACAGTT
It encodes the following:
- the LOC132796124 gene encoding mitochondrial fission process protein 1, which translates into the protein MDETQAKQEAPEVPITQTTTNPSRKEIQALDVDIYRDTFIRYMGYSNEVGEAFRPLVPKSIVAASYGMAIGYVCTDTFDKSLRAQMAGSSQREVAIRAADVFSWQMLASVILPGLAINRITAVSKLMLRKSPAIVLKTLPTVIGLASIPLIVHPIDSLVDRFMDATFRQTVR
- the LOC132796121 gene encoding serine/threonine-protein phosphatase 4 catalytic subunit, giving the protein MVDYSDLDRQIEQLKRCEIIKENEVKALCAKAREILVEEGNVQRVDSPVTVCGDIHGQFYDLKELFKVGGDVPEKNYLFMGDFVDRGYYSVETFLLLLALKVRYPDRITLIRGNHESRQITQVYGFYDECLRKYGSTAVWRYCTEIFDYLSLSAIIDGKIFCVHGGLSPSIQYLDQIRSIDRKQEVPHDGPMCDLLWSDPEDQTGWGVSPRGAGYLFGSDVVSQFNRTNDIDMICRAHQLVMEGFKWHFNETVLTVWSAPNYCYRCGNVAAILELNEYLHRDFVIFEAAPQESRGIPSKKPQADYFL
- the LOC132796125 gene encoding general odorant-binding protein 19d gives rise to the protein MSPYTCFFATLLVAVAVSGAPHEDLSKEHAAEVAQECKTETGASDEEVQHMLQHEPTESHEGKCLRACMMKKFEFMDDAGKLSKEHALELIKHISKDDAEKESAGAEIVDKCEAIEVPEDHCDAAAAYESCFMEHLHEHGLSLAEI